Proteins from a genomic interval of Mustela lutreola isolate mMusLut2 chromosome 4, mMusLut2.pri, whole genome shotgun sequence:
- the DBF4 gene encoding protein DBF4 homolog A isoform X4 — protein sequence MPFINYSIQKPSSPFDVDKPSSIQKQTQVKLRIQTDGNKRGGIPIQLQLKEKKKKGYCECCLQKYEDLESHLLSEQHRNFAQSNHYQVVDDIVSKLIFDFVEYERDMPKKKRIKYSIGSLSPITTSVLKKSEPKELQRISQKDFKENNVQVIEQHFLYKEIQEPEQKFLFISECIPHSSSELRGLNEKVTTKCSMLNTGENDIKQNFAHLPPHKNKPECILDVSEHKLMTNESDLEELRVDHCPCRLKTSVQVSNFSMDSTASQPKQKSDTVLFPAKDLKEKDLHSIFSHDSGLLAVNSSQEHLTIKAKTPSRSPPEEPNECDFNNMDGLPSGTIHRKVKILLGRNKKENLEPNVELDKKRPEYLITQEGNRICSTPVQSLLDLFQTSEEKSEFLGFTSYTENSGICDVLDIWEEENSSNLLSMFFSSPSTSTFTGF from the exons ATGCCTTTTATAAATTATTCTATTCAGAAGCCCTCCAGTCCATTTGATGTAGATAAGCCATCTAGCATCCAAAAGCAAACTCAGGTTAAACTAAG AATCCAAACGGATGGCAATAAACGTGGTGGTATCCCAATTCAACTCCagttgaaagagaagaaaaaaaaaggatattgtgAATGTTGCTTGCAGAAATACGAAGATCTCGAAAGT CATCTTCTAAGTGAGCAACACAGAAACTTTGCACAGAGTAATCACTATCAAGTTGTTGATGATATTGTATCTAAGTTAATTTTTGATTTTGTGGAATATGAAAGGGACATGCcgaaaaagaaaag aataaaatacagtattggATCACTTTCTCCTATTACTACAAGTGTCCTGAAGAAGTCTGAACCAAAAGAATTGCAACGTATTTCTCAGAAAGACTTCAAGGAAAATAATGTACAGGTAATTGAGCAGCATTTCCTGTATAAAGAAATCCAGGAACCTGAACAGAAGTTTCTGTTTATTTCAGAATGCATCCCCCACTCCTCAAGTGAATTGAGAGGACTCAATGAAAAAGTAACTACTAAATGTTCCATGTTAAATACAGGTGAAAAtgacataaaacaaaattttgcaCATCTACCTCCacataaaaataaaccagaatgCATCCTTGATGTTTCTGAACATAAATTAATGACAAATGAAAGTGACTTAGAAGAACTAAGGGTAGATCATTGTCCATGTAGGCTAAAGACATCTGTACAAGTTTCTAATTTCAGTATGGATAGTACTGCATCTCAACCAAAACAAAAGTCAGATACCGTGCTTTTTCCAGCAAAGGATCTGAAGGAAAAGGACCTTCATTCAATATTTAGTCATGATTCTGGTCTGTTAGCAGTAAACAGTTCACAAGAGCACCTAACAATTAAGGCAAAGACCCCATCCCGAAGTCCCCCTGAGGAGCCCAATGAATGTGACTTCAACAATATGGATGGCTTACCTTCTGGTACAATCCATCGGAAAGTGAAAATATtattaggaagaaataaaaaagaaaatctggaacCAAATGTGGAATTAGATAAGAAAAGACCTGAATATCTTATTACAcaagaaggaaacagaatttgTAGTACCCCAGTACAATCTCTATTAGACTTGTTTCAGACTAGTGAAGAGAAGTCAGAATTTTTGGGTTTCACAAGCTATACTGAAAACAGCGGCATTTGTGATGTTCTGGATATTTGGGAAGAAGAAAATTCAAGTAATTTGTTGtcaatgtttttctcttctccttcaacTTCTACATTTACTGGCTTTTAG